From Cannabis sativa cultivar Pink pepper isolate KNU-18-1 chromosome 8, ASM2916894v1, whole genome shotgun sequence, a single genomic window includes:
- the LOC115700813 gene encoding beta-amylase — MTTIICSTTGCLREKIRYFDKETPLINIIVREQGANRAQNRPFSSMVSSSSSHQAVMSEISCMETKASSPQTCNEKMLANYVPIYVMLPLDAVTADNVVGDRDNLEKQLKELRAAGVDGVMTDVWWGIVESKGPKQYDWSGYRSLFKLVQDCGLKMQAIMSFHQCGGNVGDVVYIPIPQWVRDIGESDPDIFYTNRKGNRNPEYLTLGVDNKPLFHGRTAVEIYSDYMKSFRENMSDFLESGFILDIEVGLGAAGELRYPSYPETQGWVFPGIGEFQCYDKYLKEDFKEAASNAGHPEWELPDDAGEYNDTPDATEFFKSNGTYTTEKGKFFLTWYSNKLLNHGDQILEEANKAFLGCKLVLAIKVSGIHWWYKTENHAAELTAGYYNLNDRDGYRPIARLLTRHHAVLNFTCLEMKDSEQSADAKSGPQELVQQVLSDAWQEKIEVAGENALSRYDSAAYDQILLNARPNGVNKAGPPKLRMYGVTYLRLSSYLLQQTNFDLFKIFVKKMHADQQYTADTDKYNHHLVPLPPSKPKIPTEELLESTKPIKPFPWNKETDMSVSGGGGEGGGGLFGFITRLFPWNR, encoded by the exons ATGACAACCATTATATGTTCAACAACTGGTTGTTTAAGAGAGAAAATAAGGTACTTTGACAAGGAAACTCCAttaataaacataatagtgagagAACAAGGAGCAAACCGAGCACAAAATCGGCCATTCAGCAGCATGGTCAGTAGTAGTAGTAGCCATCAAGCTGTGATGTCTGAAATTTCCTGTATGGAAACAAAG GCTTCATCTCCCCAGACTTGCAATGAAAAAATGCTAGCAAACTACGTGCCAATCTATGTTATGCTCCCG TTGGATGCTGTTACGGCTGACAATGTTGTTGGAGACAGAGACAATCTTGAGAAGCAACTGAAGGAGCTGAGAGCGGCTGGTGTTGATGGTGTCATGACAGATGTCTGGTGGGGAATTGTGGAATCTAAAGGCCCAAAGCAGTATGATTGGAGTGGCTACAGGAGCTTGTTTAAGCTAGTTCAAGATTGTGGCTTGAAAATGCAAGCTATTATGTCATTCCACCAATGTGGTGGGAATGTTGGAGATGTTGTTTACATCCCAATTCCTCAATGGGTTCGTGATATAGGAGAATCAGACCCTGATATCTTCTACACCAACCGCAAAGGTAACAGAAACCCAGAATACCTCACTCTGGGTGTGGATAACAAGCCTCTCTTTCATGGCAGAACTGCTGTTGAG ATCTACAGTGACTACATGAAGAGTTTCAGAGAGAATATGTCTGACTTTTTGGAATCTGGGTTTATACTGGACATTGAAGTTGGCCTTGGGGCAGCAGGAGAACTTCGGTACCCCTCTTACCCAGAAACTCAAGGATGGGTTTTTCCTGGTATTGGAGAATTTCAG TGCTATGATAAGTATCTCAAAGAAGATTTTAAAGAGGCTGCAAGTAATGCAGGTCATCCCGAGTGGGAATTGCCGGACGATGCAGGAGAATACAATGACACACCAGATGCAACAGAATTCTTTAAATCAAATGGGACATACACTACTGAAAAAGGGAAGTTTTTCTTGACTTGGTACTCAAACAAACTCCTGAATCATGGGGATCAGATATTGGAGGAAGCCAATAAAGCTTTCCTGGGCTGTAAATTAGTGTTGGCAATCAAA GTTTCTGGAATCCACTGGTGGTACAAAACTGAGAACCATGCTGCTGAGCTTACTGCTGGATACTACAACCTCAACGATAGAGATGGCTATCGGCCTATAGCAAGGTTGCTTACAAGGCATCATGCTGTTTTGAATTTCACATGTTTAGAAATGAAGGATTCTGAACAGAGCGCAGATGCCAAGAGTGGACCTCAGGAACTTGTGCAGCAG GTTTTGAGTGATGCTTGGCAAGAGAAGATTGAAGTTGCAGGGGAGAATGCACTTTCAAGGTATGACAGTGCAGCTTATGACCAAATCCTTCTGAATGCCAGACCAAATGGAGTTAACAAAGCAGGGCCACCAAAACTGAGGATGTATGGGGTAACATACCTTCGTTTATCGAGCTATCTCCTACAACAGACAAACTTCGATTTATTCAAGATTTTTGTGAAGAAGATGCATGCTGATCAG CAATACACTGCAGACACAGATAAATACAACCACCATTTAGTTCCTCTGCCGCCCTCAAAACCAAAGATTCCGACGGAAGAACTTTTGGAATCAACGAAACCAATTAAGCCATTCCCATGGAATAAAGAAACAGATATGAGTGTCAGTGGCGGCGGGGGTGAAGGTGGTGGTGGACTTTTTGGTTTCATTACCAGGCTCTTTCCTTGGAATAGATGA
- the LOC115700268 gene encoding uncharacterized protein Os04g0629400, giving the protein MCYVGKATKIFIFIVTVLVVIGLILGFGLLRHGVHHKDHKCSDASCLSPPAFFPNPNPYPNPTSSSGQSSPTTPDPSSGQPTPPQSQTQTSPPPPQDSNPVPPPPNANPVSQSPPPASPDLTQPPPSQSPPPPAVIVSPGPTFSPPGQVQLTPGPVNA; this is encoded by the coding sequence aTGTGTTATGTGGGCAAAGCAACAAAGATCTTTATTTTCATAGTGACGGTTCTGGTGGTTATTGGTCTGATCTTGGGATTTGGCCTTCTACGCCATGGTGTCCATCACAAGGACCATAAATGCTCCGATGCCTCGTGTCTATCTCCACCGGCATTCTTCCCTAATCCGAATCCGTATCCCAATCCAACTTCAAGCTCTGGCCAATCTAGCCCAACAACCCCAGATCCCAGCTCAGGCCAACCAACCCCACCTCAATCTCAAACTCAAACTTCCCCTCCTCCACCGCAGGACTCAAACCCAGTCCCACCTCCGCCCAACGCTAACCCCGTTTCACAGTCTCCGCCGCCGGCTAGCCCCGACCTAACTCAGCCGCCGCCATCACAATCGCCGCCGCCTCCAGCCGTCATTGTTAGTCCTGGGCCAACATTCAGTCCTCCGGGTCAGGTCCAGCTGACTCCAGGTCCAGTTAATGCTTAG